A region from the Toxotes jaculatrix isolate fToxJac2 chromosome 2, fToxJac2.pri, whole genome shotgun sequence genome encodes:
- the tnnc1b gene encoding troponin C type 1b (slow), producing the protein MDDVYKAAVENLTEEQKNEFKAAFDIFIQDAEDGCISTKELGKVMRMLGQNPTPEELQEMIDEVDEDGSGTVDFDEFLVMMVRCMKEESKGKSEEELAELFRMFDKNGDGYIDLEELKNMLESTGEAITEDDIEELMKDGDKNNDGKIDYDEFLEFMKGVE; encoded by the exons ATGGATGATGTATATAAAGCTGCG GTTGAAAACttgacagaggaacagaaaaatg AGTTCAAGGCTGCATTTGACATCTTCATCCAGGATGCAGAGGACGGCTGCATCAGCACCAAAGAGTTGGGGAAGGTGATGAGAATGCTGGGACAGAATCCCACCCCTGAGGAGTTACAGGAGATGATTGatgaggtggatgaggatg GCAGTGGCACAGTAGATTTTGATGAATTCTTGGTTATGATGGTCCGCTGCATGAAAGAGGAGAGCAAAGGAAAATCAGAAGAGGAATTGGCTGAACTTTTCCGCATGTTTGACAA GAATGGAGATGGCTACATAGACTTAGAAGAGCTGAAGAACATGCTGGAGTCCACTGGGGAGGCCATCACGGAAGATGACATTGAGGAGCTGATGAAGGatggagacaaaaacaatgaTGGCAAAATTGATTATGACG AATTTCTGGAGTTCATGAAAGGTGTTGAATAA